In Solanum pennellii chromosome 7, SPENNV200, the following are encoded in one genomic region:
- the LOC107024424 gene encoding uncharacterized protein LOC107024424, producing MASACVNKMGMSPEKFLDCSPAAKYKSYGWLSTRMSFSRDGEGSKVAGAKQTSVENDKVEELDPEVSKDMGDFEFCLEDPVNILPADELFFDGKLVPLHLSMIRPAATTSAAVSASPDTPQVRMRNEICNADPYLFSPKAPRCTTRWRELLGLKKQNQNNNAKQETQRTSSLPSSAAHKSLKNFLHRNSKSLSSSLDSSLHLPLLKDSDTESVSISSRLSLSSSSSGHDYDDLPRLSLDSDKPNSYSRNANHISNHRRVRVVKHRVSSSDNPLANRASRSPVRKQSDSTVTTVRGVSVDSPRMNSSGKIVFHSLERSSSSPSTFSGGPRYKHRGMERSYSANVRVTPVLNVPVCSLRGSSKSGVFGFPLFSSSSSSSAVSGNKAGHHHSNIRPRTDRIKE from the coding sequence ATGGCTTCAGCTTGCGTTAACAAAATGGGTATGTCGCCGGAGAAGTTTTTGGATTGTTCTCCGGCTGCGAAGTACAAGTCCTATGGTTGGTTAAGTACAAGGATGTCATTTAGTAGGGACGGCGAAGGTTCCAAGGTTGCCGGAGCTAAGCAGACGAGTGTTGAAAATGATAAGGTGGAGGAATTAGATCCAGAAGTTTCGAAAGATATGGGCGATTTTGAGTTTTGCCTTGAAGATCCGGTAAATATTCTGCCAGCTGATGAGCTCTTTTTCGATGGAAAGCTGGTGCCGCTTCATCTATCTATGATCCGTCCTGCTGCTACGACGTCGGCTGCTGTTTCCGCATCACCGGATACACCTCAAGTTCGGATGAGAAATGAGATTTGTAATGCGGATCCTTATTTGTTCTCTCCGAAAGCACCAAGGTGTACTACACGATGGAGGGAGCTTCTAGGCttgaagaaacagaatcagaacaACAATGCCAAGCAGGAAACTCAGAGAACCTCGTCGTTACCGAGCAGTGCTGCTCATAAATCCCTGAAAAATTTCCTTCATCGCAACTCAAAGTCCTTAAGCTCTTCTCTAGACTCGTCTCTTCACCTTCCTTTGTTGAAGGACTCTGATACAGAGTCCGTTTCAATTTCTTCTCGATTATCTCTTTCATCTTCCTCTTCTGGCCATGACTACGATGATCTTCCTAGACTCTCGCTTGATTCAGATAAACCGAACAGTTACTCTCGAAATGCAAATCATATCTCTAACCACCGCAGGGTTCGAGTTGTGAAGCATAGAGTGTCGTCATCAGATAATCCCCTTGCTAATAGAGCTAGCAGAAGCCCAGTTCGTAAACAATCAGACTCTACTGTCACCACTGTTCGAGGAGTCTCTGTTGATAGTCCTCGCATGAATTCGTCGGGTAAGATTGTTTTCCACAGCCTAGAAAGAAGTTCAAGCAGTCCGAGCACTTTCAGTGGTGGACCCAGGTATAAACACAGAGGAATGGAGAGATCTTATTCAGCTAATGTCCGTGTTACGCCTGTTCTCAATGTCCCCGTTTGTTCCCTTAGAGGTTCTTCGAAATCAGGGGTCTTCGGATTTCCCctgttttcttcttcatcttcatcttctgcTGTAAGTGGAAACAAAGCAGGACACCATCACAGTAACATCAGACCCAGAACAGATCGCATCAAAGAATGA